One genomic region from Leptospiraceae bacterium encodes:
- a CDS encoding Cache 3/Cache 2 fusion domain-containing protein — MKNLKFSVRLSVVSLATIVILLSGGLISLLYHYATKHSVHELVESMMEKISHHTIDKTLSYLHDAPVNGEITEFMFTEGLLQANNFSQLERNFHSILKANTQFVSVMYGDEISGNFIMAKKMPDNSISIKQILRKGGKAITTWKHENKSFIKEYTDKIEEDEKGYDPRKRSWYKDSKAKKDHIWTDVYIFETEKKPGLTYSTPIIKGDKLLGVLGIDIGIEGISYFLGKVKIGKTGKAFIINKDYKIVAHPLYEGEKFHELDESHGDDEEDHEIINSIHAFREYAKGKTFQDLKVKHTFFEHVHEGEEHLNMYYAFSGHHEWMIGIVVPEDDFMYIAKRNNMIILIISFVLIFIAVIIGVVFSRKISKPLSQLGTEMDNIKNFQLDSNIEISSSLIEVEQMAQSFVNMKKGLQSFKKYVPADLVRELISMGKEANLGGEKKTLTIYFSDIAGFTSISEAMKPEELVLHLGEYMASSSRTIIDNKGTIDKYIGDAIMAFWGAPAELPEHAKFACRSALLVKSNRKELEKKWKETGKPVIKDRIGINTGEMIVGNIGSDNRLNYTVIGDSVNLASRIEGLNKYYGTEIMISESTHALVKEDFDTRKLDFVAVKGKATMVTVYELLGEKNSLTKELKDHIALYESGLENYLQRNWKQAIENFEKSLKLRPDDLASEVFIKRCKDYSENPPPKDWTGVYQMTSK, encoded by the coding sequence ATGAAAAATTTAAAATTTTCCGTTCGCCTGAGTGTTGTTTCTCTGGCAACGATAGTCATTTTACTTTCCGGTGGTTTAATTAGTCTTCTTTACCACTATGCCACCAAACACTCCGTGCATGAATTAGTAGAATCCATGATGGAAAAAATAAGCCATCACACCATTGATAAGACCCTATCTTACCTGCATGATGCACCGGTAAATGGAGAAATTACTGAATTTATGTTTACAGAAGGTTTACTCCAGGCAAATAATTTTAGCCAACTGGAAAGAAACTTTCACAGCATACTAAAAGCGAACACCCAGTTTGTTTCTGTTATGTATGGTGATGAAATAAGCGGCAACTTCATCATGGCAAAAAAAATGCCGGATAATAGTATCAGTATAAAACAGATACTACGAAAAGGCGGGAAAGCGATCACCACCTGGAAACATGAAAATAAATCCTTTATCAAAGAATACACTGATAAAATCGAAGAAGATGAAAAAGGATATGACCCCAGAAAAAGAAGCTGGTATAAGGATTCTAAAGCCAAAAAGGACCATATTTGGACTGATGTTTATATTTTTGAAACCGAGAAGAAGCCCGGTTTAACCTATAGCACACCGATTATCAAAGGAGATAAGCTACTGGGTGTTCTGGGCATTGATATAGGCATTGAAGGTATTTCTTATTTTTTAGGAAAAGTTAAAATAGGAAAAACCGGAAAGGCATTTATTATAAATAAGGACTATAAGATTGTCGCTCACCCTCTTTATGAAGGAGAAAAATTCCATGAGTTAGATGAGTCGCATGGTGACGACGAGGAAGACCATGAAATTATTAATTCCATTCATGCTTTTAGAGAATATGCAAAGGGAAAAACCTTTCAAGACTTAAAAGTCAAACATACATTCTTTGAGCATGTTCATGAAGGCGAAGAGCACTTAAATATGTACTACGCTTTTAGCGGTCATCATGAATGGATGATAGGTATTGTTGTCCCGGAAGATGACTTCATGTATATAGCCAAAAGAAATAATATGATTATCTTAATCATTTCGTTTGTTCTAATTTTTATAGCTGTAATCATTGGAGTTGTTTTTTCGAGGAAAATATCCAAACCACTTTCTCAACTCGGAACCGAAATGGATAATATCAAGAACTTCCAACTGGATTCGAATATAGAAATATCCTCTTCTTTAATTGAAGTGGAACAAATGGCCCAATCATTCGTAAACATGAAGAAAGGGCTTCAATCTTTCAAGAAGTATGTTCCGGCAGACCTGGTGCGAGAGCTAATATCCATGGGAAAAGAAGCAAACTTAGGTGGAGAGAAGAAAACTCTTACTATCTATTTCTCTGACATCGCAGGTTTTACTTCTATTTCAGAGGCCATGAAACCCGAAGAACTGGTATTACATCTCGGGGAATATATGGCTTCATCCAGCCGCACTATCATTGATAATAAAGGAACCATTGATAAATATATCGGTGATGCTATCATGGCTTTCTGGGGTGCACCTGCTGAATTACCCGAACATGCAAAATTTGCCTGTCGTTCTGCACTTCTGGTAAAAAGTAATCGTAAGGAACTTGAAAAAAAATGGAAAGAAACCGGAAAACCTGTTATTAAAGATAGAATCGGTATAAACACCGGTGAAATGATTGTGGGTAACATCGGTTCCGATAATCGTTTGAACTATACGGTTATTGGAGACAGTGTGAATCTGGCCAGTCGTATCGAAGGTTTAAATAAATACTACGGAACAGAAATTATGATAAGTGAATCAACTCATGCTCTGGTGAAAGAAGATTTCGACACCCGTAAATTAGATTTTGTAGCTGTTAAAGGCAAGGCAACAATGGTGACCGTCTATGAACTTTTGGGAGAAAAAAATTCCCTTACGAAAGAGTTAAAAGACCATATTGCTCTTTATGAAAGCGGCCTGGAAAATTACCTTCAAAGAAACTGGAAACAGGCTATCGAGAATTTTGAAAAATCTCTCAAACTCAGACCGGATGATCTGGCTTCTGAAGTTTTTATAAAACGCTGCAAAGATTATTCTGAGAATCCACCACCCAAAGATTGGACCGGAGTTTACCAGATGACAAGCAAGTAA
- a CDS encoding lipase, with amino-acid sequence MKTLLTIVLAALLTTAVSASGGGSTKPLAGSYPIVLSHGILGFDDTQGLMNGLVKYWGGMDDYLREQGAAVLTPGKTAMQGLPYRAQEQKEQILVWMAANNYSKVHIIGHSQGGLDSRYMISNLGISNKISTLTTLNSVHRGSPVADFVLDVLPDWIEPFVGSILNEFGKLIYGGGEQDVIAMGVSLSTDTLAVFNQTTPNVSNVKYFSYGSKINVLPTIIQHPIMFVLYPITWAGGVFNGQGGDNDGVVPYSSQKWGTWKGGPSIPITTNGVDHLQATNFEWTGQLWYDVEGYYLKMAQNAKANQ; translated from the coding sequence ATGAAAACTTTATTAACAATTGTATTAGCAGCCTTACTTACGACAGCAGTTTCCGCTTCCGGCGGTGGTTCTACTAAGCCTTTAGCTGGTAGCTATCCAATCGTTCTATCCCATGGTATCCTCGGTTTCGATGATACTCAGGGCCTAATGAATGGCCTCGTGAAATACTGGGGCGGCATGGACGATTATCTCAGAGAACAGGGTGCAGCTGTTTTGACTCCCGGTAAAACGGCAATGCAGGGTCTTCCCTACAGGGCTCAGGAGCAAAAAGAGCAAATCCTTGTCTGGATGGCAGCCAATAACTACTCTAAGGTTCACATTATAGGCCACTCACAGGGAGGATTGGATTCCAGGTATATGATAAGTAACCTCGGTATCTCCAATAAAATTTCCACCCTGACCACTCTGAACTCTGTTCATAGAGGAAGCCCGGTTGCTGACTTTGTTCTGGATGTTCTTCCGGACTGGATTGAACCCTTTGTAGGCTCTATACTAAATGAATTTGGAAAATTAATTTACGGTGGTGGAGAGCAGGATGTTATTGCTATGGGAGTTTCTCTTTCAACAGATACTCTTGCCGTTTTTAATCAAACTACTCCTAACGTATCCAACGTGAAATACTTTTCCTATGGTTCAAAAATAAACGTTCTTCCCACTATCATTCAACACCCAATTATGTTTGTCCTGTATCCAATTACCTGGGCAGGTGGTGTGTTCAATGGTCAGGGAGGAGACAATGACGGTGTTGTACCTTATTCCTCTCAGAAATGGGGAACCTGGAAAGGTGGACCTTCTATCCCGATTACTACAAACGGTGTAGACCATCTTCAGGCCACTAACTTTGAGTGGACCGGTCAACTCTGGTATGACGTTGAAGGCTATTACCTCAAAATGGCCCAAAACGCCAAAGCAAACCAATAG
- a CDS encoding lipase chaperone → MNGKKTLILLTILLISSILFYFISNKSAPKTEQVQIEEKKLRFPGESVSPVPMAMIGESSFGNLAESIFYDKNMISDVNELLELARKGKINLVSELWAMRRKCPEDYRFEQCNNMLSVFIDKNFPPPGNETLKKLLSKYLKYEIEMRDFKTPENLKLSERYELIKQKRRELFSEEEAKLIFGLEESKVTFSEASRNFYKETKDLSGEERIKKYEELKKTVYGDYYSSMKERETPFNNYEVEISLRENDFKKLKDDDKKQKMIELQTKYFGKEGAERIQKVYAQLEEEKQKESEYTKAEEKFLKDNTGLSEEDKTEKLKALRIQYMGEQGAEEYIRRKQYEESLKNKKTNK, encoded by the coding sequence ATGAATGGAAAAAAAACACTCATTCTTCTAACGATACTCTTAATCTCTTCTATCCTGTTTTATTTTATTTCTAACAAATCTGCACCCAAAACCGAGCAAGTCCAAATAGAAGAGAAAAAACTTCGCTTTCCGGGAGAATCCGTTAGCCCTGTTCCTATGGCTATGATAGGAGAATCAAGCTTCGGAAATCTGGCTGAGTCTATCTTCTATGATAAAAATATGATATCAGACGTTAATGAACTTTTAGAGCTTGCCCGCAAAGGCAAAATTAACCTTGTCTCGGAACTCTGGGCCATGAGGAGGAAATGTCCGGAAGATTATCGCTTTGAACAGTGCAATAATATGCTGTCTGTCTTTATCGATAAAAACTTTCCTCCTCCCGGTAATGAAACCTTGAAAAAACTTTTAAGCAAATATCTTAAGTATGAAATTGAGATGAGAGATTTCAAAACACCGGAAAATCTCAAACTTTCCGAACGGTACGAACTTATCAAGCAAAAGCGTAGAGAACTTTTCAGCGAAGAAGAAGCCAAATTAATCTTTGGTCTCGAAGAGTCTAAAGTAACTTTTTCGGAAGCTTCTCGAAACTTTTATAAGGAAACCAAAGATTTATCCGGCGAAGAAAGAATCAAGAAATACGAAGAACTCAAAAAAACCGTCTACGGAGACTATTATAGTTCGATGAAAGAACGGGAAACTCCTTTTAATAATTACGAAGTCGAAATTTCCCTACGAGAAAATGATTTTAAGAAATTGAAAGATGACGATAAAAAACAAAAAATGATCGAACTTCAAACAAAGTATTTCGGTAAAGAAGGAGCCGAAAGGATACAGAAGGTTTATGCACAGTTAGAAGAAGAAAAACAAAAAGAATCCGAGTATACAAAAGCTGAAGAGAAGTTCCTAAAGGACAATACAGGTCTTTCTGAAGAAGATAAAACGGAGAAACTAAAGGCTTTGCGTATTCAGTATATGGGAGAACAGGGAGCTGAAGAATATATTAGAAGAAAGCAATATGAAGAATCTTTAAAAAACAAAAAAACTAACAAATAG
- a CDS encoding N-acetylmuramoyl-L-alanine amidase, whose amino-acid sequence MITFCPSYSNRVAKPGVFSFLSLLSLSLFVLSCKHTPHKYYDTLIFHSQSAKSYYKASESELKIYSSSPGHKNIKPEIVIFKEEFTTFQNLFKYFEETELRDIYLSKKSQKLSPAIINELNRRKEKHEDWKEKQKRRGGELAGLKVAIDPGHTGIDQDTAILEDRYIRILSPDKKEYFFYEAKLAFQTAYILKKMLEDRGATVLLTRQQNGDTAFGKSFLEWKKSDKEFSLKKSLDEGKITDKEYRFLLNAKDRKLFHEYFKHIELEKRAELINDFHPDLSVIIHFNIDEESWRGIKKIPKFFPISKNNYSMVFIPGCLDRETLQSLQGRIELLRLLLTEDMPQSIKLASSLEEQFKKELKILPVPNGYNLSYLTKFSLYSGKEGVYSRNLRLTRLIHGPIAYGESLYQDNEKEYPELSKETYDFFGIKTSKRIWQVAFAYYQAILNYLSKKDTNVTLLCLPAFRC is encoded by the coding sequence TTGATAACTTTCTGTCCTTCTTACTCTAACCGGGTGGCAAAGCCCGGTGTATTTTCTTTTTTATCCCTCCTATCTCTCAGTTTATTTGTTTTATCCTGTAAACATACACCACATAAGTATTATGATACTTTAATTTTTCATTCTCAATCCGCTAAATCTTACTATAAAGCCTCTGAATCTGAACTCAAAATATATTCCAGTTCTCCCGGCCATAAAAATATAAAACCCGAAATTGTAATCTTCAAAGAAGAATTTACGACTTTTCAAAATCTGTTTAAATATTTCGAAGAAACAGAGCTAAGAGATATTTATTTATCCAAGAAATCTCAAAAATTATCTCCTGCTATTATTAATGAGCTGAATAGAAGAAAAGAAAAGCATGAAGACTGGAAAGAGAAACAAAAAAGGAGAGGAGGAGAACTCGCCGGTTTAAAAGTTGCCATCGATCCGGGACATACAGGCATTGATCAAGATACTGCTATTTTAGAAGACCGATATATTCGTATTCTATCTCCTGATAAAAAAGAATACTTTTTTTATGAAGCCAAGCTTGCCTTCCAGACTGCTTATATCTTGAAAAAAATGTTGGAAGATAGAGGGGCTACAGTGCTTCTCACCAGACAACAAAATGGAGATACGGCTTTTGGAAAAAGCTTTTTAGAATGGAAAAAATCAGATAAAGAATTTTCTTTAAAAAAATCTCTGGATGAAGGGAAAATTACCGACAAGGAATATCGTTTTTTATTAAATGCTAAGGATAGAAAACTCTTCCATGAATATTTTAAACATATTGAATTAGAAAAAAGAGCTGAACTCATTAATGATTTTCATCCGGATTTAAGTGTTATCATTCACTTCAACATAGATGAAGAAAGTTGGAGGGGGATAAAAAAAATACCCAAATTTTTTCCTATTTCGAAAAATAATTATAGCATGGTATTTATCCCCGGATGTTTAGATAGGGAAACCTTACAGTCTCTTCAAGGTAGAATCGAGCTTTTAAGACTACTGTTGACTGAGGATATGCCACAATCGATTAAACTGGCCTCATCCCTGGAAGAACAATTTAAAAAGGAATTGAAAATTCTCCCGGTTCCTAATGGTTATAATTTATCCTATCTAACTAAATTTAGTTTGTATTCCGGTAAAGAAGGAGTTTACTCAAGAAATCTTCGTCTGACCCGTTTGATTCATGGTCCTATTGCTTATGGAGAGAGCTTATATCAGGATAATGAAAAAGAATATCCGGAACTATCTAAAGAGACTTATGATTTTTTCGGAATAAAAACTTCTAAAAGAATATGGCAGGTAGCCTTTGCCTATTATCAAGCCATATTAAATTATCTTTCCAAAAAGGATACAAATGTTACCCTGTTATGCCTGCCAGCATTCAGATGCTGA
- a CDS encoding amidohydrolase yields the protein MLPCYACQHSDAERKNKGFFRWKGENLPPLYEKDPSHIDLLEQYNIPFIFDIHTHFFPEYIMRLIWKWFDKVQWDIAYRFSTEKRLEELKKNRVSYFTSLNYAHRPNMAEMLNLWVYENCLQIPGMLAFGTFYPENGVLRYTKKAVEEYGLKGFKLHCEVSKLNLNLPELHSVFLYLEEKQIPLVIHTGTAPLKGEFTGISYFAPFMQTFPRLKVIVAHMGAAEIEEYANLFAIYPNLYMDTTMVFVDFLATGESVDEVFFLLEKYSERIFFGSDFPNIPYSYSHAVKSILEKNISKKTAQEIFYKNAIKFFTIREFV from the coding sequence ATGTTACCCTGTTATGCCTGCCAGCATTCAGATGCTGAACGTAAAAATAAGGGATTTTTTCGTTGGAAAGGTGAAAATCTCCCTCCCCTATATGAAAAAGATCCATCTCATATCGATTTATTAGAGCAATATAATATTCCTTTTATTTTTGACATCCATACACATTTTTTTCCGGAATACATTATGAGATTAATCTGGAAATGGTTTGATAAAGTTCAATGGGATATTGCTTATCGTTTTTCTACGGAGAAACGCCTGGAGGAGCTTAAGAAAAATCGTGTTTCCTATTTTACGAGCCTAAATTATGCTCACAGACCGAATATGGCAGAAATGCTAAATCTCTGGGTTTATGAAAATTGTCTTCAAATTCCGGGTATGCTGGCTTTCGGAACTTTCTATCCGGAAAATGGAGTTCTAAGATATACAAAAAAAGCTGTTGAAGAGTATGGATTGAAAGGTTTCAAACTTCATTGTGAGGTTTCCAAATTGAATTTGAATCTTCCGGAGCTCCATTCTGTTTTTTTATATCTGGAAGAAAAGCAAATTCCCCTTGTTATACATACGGGAACGGCTCCCTTAAAGGGTGAGTTTACAGGTATCTCATATTTTGCTCCCTTTATGCAAACATTTCCGAGACTAAAAGTAATTGTTGCACACATGGGGGCGGCAGAAATAGAAGAATATGCAAATCTTTTTGCTATTTATCCAAACCTGTATATGGATACTACTATGGTTTTTGTGGACTTTTTAGCAACCGGTGAATCAGTAGATGAGGTATTTTTTCTCCTGGAAAAATACAGTGAACGTATTTTCTTTGGCTCTGATTTTCCGAATATTCCCTATTCCTATAGTCATGCAGTGAAAAGTATATTAGAAAAAAATATAAGCAAAAAAACAGCTCAAGAGATATTCTACAAAAATGCTATCAAATTCTTTACTATTCGGGAGTTCGTATGA
- a CDS encoding response regulator: MDFKRVEKGKLQITRQELSKGILRLDGFWEFYWKELLSHEDFLNPERLQVKPFYLKVPSNWSNHESGEVRPQGYGTFRLILDLPDIDNETLAFKINPISSAYTLEINGRVYVSNGRVGKSREEMKPSYRSQLISLPSANSYEIIIRVSNYYHGDSGGIWESILFGKEKDIHEKNNKDLSFEWFLVGSLLIMAFYHWSLYLIRRKDRSPLWFGLFCFSLVLRTLCTGNRFLYWQFSEEYFSFVYRLEYLTLYLGTPSFVLYTYYVFEKKFYRSLTYLSLIIGMVFSLYVIFFPTYYFTKTLVYYESYIFLIILFILVFIIQELKSKMEEIYIYTLGGIPLIIAIINDILFSQLMINTGYYSPLGLFLFIFSQAVLQSRKFSRAFYVSEILSLELKEYSKKLEEQNEKLQTLDKIKDEFLAKTSHELRTPLNGIVGIADSMLDKSFQLTERAKENLSLIILSGKRLTNLVNDILDYSKLKNRDIVLQQKEIELYGLVDFVFRLHQQSARIKDIQLMNHVEKVKVYADEGRIQQILMNLIGNAIKFTHEGSVSVQTKQENEKELIIQIMDTGIGIPRDKYEYIFHSFEQVDSSISRKYGGTGLGLSVCKQLVELYGGKIWVESTPGKGSCFSFTLPIRDSGITQAETIDIALFKEIDFIDKKREEVVFPEKLSGKIKVLIVDDEPINLQVLENYLETESFFISRADSGKKALQLLKSEKPDLILLDVMMPELSGYEVCKEIRKKYTPLELPVIMLTARSGDLHVVEGMESGANDYLTKPFLKEELFSRIQLHLRNAKVSRQFSRFVPHEFLRILEIEDFLDIDLNQYIDVEMGVMFIDIVGFTNISEVLSPYEGYKMINNYLKLVCPIIRKQGGIIIKYLGDGIMAIFPKNLDLAIQASIRIHKTLEKANQIFRLDPSIKVKIGLHYGDMTFGIVGESNRLQVDSFSDNVNLAARIEGLAGYYNAATLVTDNVLTQLVQKDRFRYRFLDEVIVKGKTKPEKLYEVLDSFSDEVIQKKLSVVEQMQPALELYRRGEFEEASKFFHVLLKEFPGDFLLKIYLERCITMEDVGALPGWSGIWIMRNK, translated from the coding sequence ATGGATTTTAAAAGAGTGGAAAAGGGAAAGCTACAAATTACAAGGCAAGAATTATCAAAGGGCATTCTTCGTCTCGATGGTTTCTGGGAATTCTACTGGAAAGAGCTTTTAAGCCATGAGGATTTTTTAAATCCAGAAAGACTTCAAGTAAAGCCTTTTTACCTTAAAGTTCCTTCCAATTGGAGTAATCATGAGAGCGGAGAAGTTCGTCCTCAGGGTTATGGGACTTTCAGGTTAATTCTAGATCTACCCGATATAGACAACGAAACCCTGGCTTTTAAGATTAATCCTATAAGTTCGGCTTATACACTGGAAATCAATGGAAGAGTTTATGTATCGAATGGAAGGGTAGGAAAGAGCCGGGAAGAAATGAAGCCTTCTTATCGTTCTCAGCTTATCTCCTTGCCCTCTGCGAATTCTTATGAAATTATCATCCGGGTTTCGAATTACTATCATGGTGATTCAGGAGGAATTTGGGAATCGATTCTTTTCGGAAAAGAAAAAGACATTCATGAAAAAAATAATAAAGACCTTAGCTTTGAATGGTTTCTGGTGGGTAGTCTTCTTATCATGGCTTTTTATCACTGGAGTTTATATTTAATAAGAAGAAAGGATCGTTCTCCCTTATGGTTCGGACTCTTTTGCTTTTCTTTGGTGCTTCGAACCTTATGTACAGGAAATCGTTTTTTATACTGGCAATTCAGTGAAGAGTATTTCTCCTTTGTTTACAGGCTCGAATATTTAACCTTATACCTCGGAACACCTTCTTTTGTATTATATACCTATTATGTTTTCGAGAAAAAATTCTATCGAAGTCTTACTTATTTATCTTTGATTATAGGGATGGTTTTTAGTTTATATGTTATATTTTTTCCTACTTACTATTTTACGAAAACTCTCGTCTATTATGAATCTTATATTTTTCTAATCATATTGTTTATTTTAGTATTTATCATTCAAGAATTAAAAAGTAAGATGGAAGAAATCTATATATACACTTTAGGTGGTATTCCTCTTATTATCGCTATCATTAATGATATTCTATTTAGCCAATTAATGATTAATACCGGGTATTATAGTCCTCTCGGTCTTTTTCTCTTTATCTTTTCCCAGGCGGTTTTACAATCTCGAAAATTTTCAAGGGCTTTTTATGTTAGTGAAATTCTCTCTTTAGAACTAAAAGAGTATTCAAAGAAGCTGGAAGAGCAAAATGAAAAGCTACAAACTCTGGATAAGATAAAAGATGAATTTTTAGCGAAAACATCTCATGAGCTTAGAACACCTCTCAATGGAATTGTAGGAATCGCCGATTCTATGCTGGATAAAAGCTTTCAACTGACCGAAAGGGCAAAGGAGAACCTATCTTTAATCATATTGAGCGGTAAACGTTTGACAAACCTTGTAAATGATATATTAGACTATTCAAAATTAAAGAACAGAGATATAGTTTTACAACAAAAAGAAATAGAGCTGTACGGTCTTGTTGACTTTGTCTTTCGTTTACATCAACAGTCAGCAAGAATAAAGGATATTCAATTAATGAATCATGTTGAAAAAGTCAAGGTCTATGCGGATGAAGGAAGAATACAACAAATTCTCATGAACCTGATAGGGAATGCGATTAAGTTTACACATGAGGGAAGTGTAAGTGTCCAAACAAAACAAGAGAATGAAAAGGAGCTTATTATTCAGATTATGGATACCGGGATTGGGATTCCGAGAGATAAGTATGAATATATCTTTCACTCCTTCGAGCAGGTGGATTCTTCTATTTCAAGAAAATATGGTGGAACGGGTCTCGGCCTAAGTGTCTGTAAACAACTGGTAGAGCTATATGGTGGTAAAATTTGGGTAGAGTCAACACCTGGAAAAGGTTCCTGTTTTTCCTTTACCCTGCCGATTCGAGATTCAGGAATAACTCAAGCAGAAACTATAGATATAGCCTTATTTAAAGAAATAGATTTTATAGACAAAAAAAGAGAAGAAGTAGTTTTTCCGGAAAAACTTTCAGGAAAAATTAAGGTGCTTATCGTAGATGATGAACCTATTAATCTACAGGTTTTAGAAAACTATTTGGAGACAGAAAGTTTTTTCATAAGCCGTGCTGATTCGGGTAAAAAAGCCCTTCAACTATTAAAATCAGAGAAGCCTGATTTAATTCTTTTGGATGTGATGATGCCGGAACTTTCCGGTTATGAAGTGTGTAAGGAAATTCGGAAGAAATATACTCCTTTAGAACTTCCGGTGATTATGTTAACAGCAAGATCAGGAGATTTGCATGTGGTGGAGGGGATGGAATCGGGAGCCAATGATTATTTAACAAAGCCTTTTTTAAAAGAAGAGCTTTTTTCTCGCATTCAATTACATCTGAGAAATGCAAAGGTTTCCAGACAATTCAGTCGCTTTGTGCCACATGAGTTTTTAAGAATATTAGAAATAGAAGATTTCTTAGATATTGACTTAAACCAGTATATAGATGTAGAAATGGGAGTGATGTTTATTGATATAGTTGGATTCACAAATATATCAGAAGTTCTAAGTCCTTATGAGGGTTACAAAATGATTAATAATTATCTCAAGCTTGTTTGTCCTATCATTCGAAAACAGGGTGGTATAATTATTAAATACCTCGGAGATGGAATTATGGCTATTTTTCCAAAGAATCTTGATTTAGCAATACAGGCTTCTATTCGTATCCATAAAACTCTTGAGAAGGCAAATCAAATTTTCCGATTAGATCCAAGTATAAAAGTGAAAATAGGTCTTCACTATGGTGATATGACTTTTGGAATTGTAGGTGAAAGTAACCGCTTACAGGTAGATAGCTTTTCGGATAATGTGAATCTGGCTGCAAGAATTGAAGGTCTTGCCGGCTATTATAATGCTGCAACTCTTGTTACAGATAATGTATTAACGCAGTTAGTACAAAAAGACCGGTTTCGCTATCGTTTTCTGGATGAGGTGATTGTAAAGGGAAAAACAAAACCGGAGAAGTTATACGAGGTTTTAGATTCTTTTTCAGATGAAGTAATTCAGAAAAAATTGAGTGTTGTCGAACAAATGCAACCTGCCTTAGAACTGTATCGCAGAGGAGAATTTGAAGAAGCCTCGAAGTTTTTTCATGTTCTCTTAAAAGAGTTTCCGGGGGATTTTCTCTTAAAGATTTACCTGGAACGCTGTATTACTATGGAAGATGTGGGAGCATTACCCGGTTGGTCCGGAATCTGGATTATGAGAAATAAGTAA